A region from the Polaribacter sp. Hel1_33_78 genome encodes:
- a CDS encoding OsmC family protein has product MIKYHIKASSISKQEGIIEVKQSTINFGTTSLTSENLPNPAELFLSSFASCILKNVERFSVMLKFNYLKANIEVYAMRLENPPRLDNIRYNLIVYSSDKRLNIDLLKKNIEKFGTIYNTIKLSCTISGTIRNFQNI; this is encoded by the coding sequence ATGATAAAGTATCACATCAAAGCTTCCTCCATTTCAAAACAAGAGGGTATTATTGAGGTAAAACAATCCACTATAAATTTTGGAACGACGAGTTTAACTTCTGAAAACTTGCCAAATCCTGCCGAGTTATTTTTGAGTTCTTTTGCTTCTTGCATATTAAAAAATGTTGAGCGTTTTTCAGTCATGTTAAAATTCAATTATTTAAAAGCTAATATTGAAGTTTATGCCATGCGTCTTGAAAACCCACCTCGATTAGATAATATCAGATATAATTTAATAGTTTACAGCAGCGATAAAAGACTGAATATTGACTTATTAAAAAAGAATATTGAGAAATTTGGTACTATCTACAATACAATAAAATTGTCTTGCACTATTTCTGGAACAATTCGTAATTTCCAAAATATTTAA
- a CDS encoding thioredoxin family protein — MLIKILGTGCAKCKAMTNVVQAVVIKNNFDVTIEKIEDIAEILKFDIISTPALIINDDIAIIGRIPSKEEVLKLLNKQI, encoded by the coding sequence ATGTTAATTAAAATACTAGGAACGGGATGTGCAAAATGTAAAGCGATGACAAATGTGGTTCAAGCTGTGGTTATCAAAAACAACTTTGATGTAACCATTGAAAAAATTGAAGATATAGCAGAGATTCTGAAATTCGATATAATATCAACACCTGCTCTAATTATAAATGATGATATCGCTATAATAGGAAGAATACCTTCAAAAGAAGAAGTACTAAAACTTCTAAATAAACAAATATGA
- a CDS encoding VIT family protein, which produces MKKKTEELDNYLEHHYIHRSNWLRAAVLGANDGILSTASLAIGIAAASDLREPIILATLAGLVAGALSMAAGEYVSVSSQTDVEKADIEREIIELKEMPDIELQRLAQIYENRGLKKETALLVAKEMTEKDALGAHVRDELGINEMNQAKPIQAAVASGAAFTIGGLLPFLVTLFLPLEHIEYSLYGFALFFLIVLGALSAKTGGSNIGKSILRIAFWGTVAMGLTALVGYLFNVNMI; this is translated from the coding sequence ATGAAGAAAAAGACTGAGGAATTAGATAATTATCTAGAACATCACTACATACACCGGAGTAATTGGCTGAGAGCAGCAGTTCTTGGTGCAAATGATGGAATTTTATCTACTGCTAGTTTAGCTATTGGTATCGCCGCAGCAAGCGATTTAAGAGAGCCTATTATTTTAGCAACTTTAGCTGGTTTGGTGGCAGGAGCATTATCCATGGCAGCTGGAGAATATGTATCTGTAAGTTCTCAAACAGATGTTGAAAAAGCAGATATAGAAAGAGAAATTATTGAATTAAAAGAAATGCCAGATATTGAATTACAACGATTAGCACAAATTTATGAAAATAGAGGACTAAAAAAAGAAACCGCTTTGCTGGTTGCTAAAGAAATGACGGAAAAAGATGCTCTTGGGGCGCATGTTCGAGATGAATTAGGAATAAATGAAATGAACCAAGCAAAACCTATTCAGGCCGCAGTGGCATCAGGAGCCGCATTTACGATTGGCGGATTACTTCCTTTTCTCGTGACTCTTTTTCTTCCCTTAGAACATATCGAATATTCCCTTTATGGTTTTGCGCTATTTTTTCTAATAGTTTTAGGAGCGTTATCTGCTAAAACGGGAGGTTCAAACATTGGAAAATCAATTTTAAGAATTGCTTTTTGGGGCACAGTTGCCATGGGACTAACCGCTTTGGTTGGATATCTTTTTAATGTAAATATGATATAA
- a CDS encoding TonB-dependent receptor translates to MNKYIIGVTTLFTSLLSAQQTEKQQGVLDSIQKLDEIIISTNVIFGNKYVAKHRTGSAYYLSPKELQKFSFTDVNRALRTVPGVSIYEEDGFGLRPNISLRGTSPERSSKITLMEDGVLIAPAPYSASSAYYFPTIARMEAVEVLKGSSQVQFGPSTTGGAINMISAQIPSKFSGKISASYGSFNSNQLHAKIGGGSSSFGYMLEYLNYGSDGFKTLPSGKNTGFHKNDFVAKFKINLFPNAAIKQSLKFKFQYADEVGNETYLGLSQADFIVNPFSRYSASNNDKMTTDHSQYMLTHKLDFSKNFRVTTTAYQNNFSRNWYKLNDVTFNGEKKSIANVLEDPITLSNHFSILNGVVNSEADALGVKANNRKYYSQGIQTKLDYHWYKGDLFHDIEIGFRYHYDEEDRFQWVDKYSISNSGDLNLTTAGVPGTNANRIASAKAFASYITYKLKIDNWTFTPGVRFENILLQREDFGKNDITRTGVDLATRENSVNVFIPGMGANYKFNNDFSLFGGVHKGFSPPGNQDGQESEESVNYELGTRFNLGKLTGEFVGFFNDYSNLLGSDLAATGGTGSLEQFNAGEVNVNGIEVLLNYNLAKEGSKISMPISFGYTFTNSEFQNSFDSSDGLWGTVAVGDEMPYIPKHQFNAALSLEYSSFEINLNARYNGEFRTLAGTGNISENEKVSSNFIVDISGKYYVNKKLRLTANIINLLDNTYAVSRVPAGLRPGHPFGLYAGAEFSF, encoded by the coding sequence ATGAACAAATATATTATCGGAGTAACTACATTATTCACAAGTTTATTAAGTGCTCAACAAACAGAAAAACAACAAGGCGTTTTAGACTCTATTCAGAAATTAGATGAAATTATTATTTCTACCAATGTAATTTTCGGAAATAAATATGTGGCAAAACATAGAACAGGTTCTGCGTATTATTTATCCCCTAAAGAATTGCAAAAATTTAGCTTTACGGACGTAAACAGAGCTTTAAGAACTGTTCCTGGAGTTAGTATTTATGAAGAAGATGGTTTTGGATTAAGACCAAATATTAGTTTACGAGGAACCTCTCCAGAGAGAAGTTCTAAAATAACATTAATGGAAGATGGTGTATTAATTGCACCTGCTCCTTACAGCGCATCTTCTGCCTATTATTTCCCTACAATAGCTAGAATGGAGGCTGTAGAAGTTTTGAAAGGAAGTAGCCAAGTACAATTTGGACCTTCCACAACGGGTGGTGCTATTAATATGATTTCTGCTCAAATACCTTCTAAATTTAGTGGAAAAATAAGTGCAAGCTATGGTAGTTTTAATTCAAATCAATTGCACGCTAAAATTGGCGGTGGCAGTAGTTCATTTGGTTATATGTTAGAATATCTAAACTATGGATCTGATGGTTTTAAAACTTTACCAAGTGGAAAAAATACTGGTTTCCATAAAAATGATTTCGTGGCTAAATTTAAAATAAACTTATTTCCAAATGCAGCTATAAAACAATCTTTAAAATTTAAATTTCAATATGCAGACGAAGTTGGTAATGAAACTTATTTAGGGTTGTCTCAAGCAGATTTTATTGTAAATCCATTTTCACGATACTCGGCCTCGAATAATGATAAAATGACCACCGATCATTCGCAGTATATGTTAACCCATAAATTAGATTTTTCTAAAAATTTCAGAGTGACCACTACTGCTTATCAAAATAATTTTTCAAGAAATTGGTACAAATTAAATGATGTAACTTTTAATGGAGAGAAAAAATCTATCGCAAATGTTTTAGAGGATCCAATAACACTTTCAAATCATTTTTCTATTTTAAATGGCGTTGTTAATTCTGAAGCAGATGCATTAGGTGTAAAAGCTAATAACAGAAAATATTATTCACAAGGAATTCAAACAAAATTGGATTACCATTGGTATAAAGGCGATTTATTTCATGATATAGAAATTGGTTTTCGTTATCATTACGATGAAGAAGATAGGTTTCAATGGGTTGATAAATACAGTATCTCTAATTCAGGAGATTTAAATTTAACAACAGCTGGAGTTCCAGGTACAAATGCGAATAGAATTGCCAGCGCCAAAGCATTTGCTTCTTATATTACTTATAAATTAAAAATTGATAATTGGACGTTTACACCTGGAGTAAGATTTGAAAATATACTATTACAAAGAGAAGACTTTGGTAAAAATGATATTACAAGAACTGGTGTTGATTTAGCTACAAGAGAAAATTCTGTGAATGTTTTTATTCCTGGAATGGGCGCAAATTATAAATTCAATAACGATTTTTCATTATTTGGTGGTGTTCATAAGGGGTTTTCACCTCCAGGAAATCAAGACGGACAAGAATCTGAAGAGAGTGTTAATTATGAACTAGGTACTCGTTTTAACCTAGGTAAATTAACAGGCGAATTCGTTGGTTTTTTTAATGATTATTCAAATCTTTTAGGAAGTGATTTAGCAGCAACAGGAGGCACAGGTTCTTTAGAACAATTTAATGCTGGTGAAGTAAATGTAAACGGAATTGAAGTCTTATTAAATTATAATTTAGCGAAAGAAGGTTCAAAAATTTCTATGCCTATTTCTTTCGGATATACTTTTACGAACTCAGAATTTCAAAATAGTTTTGATAGTTCAGATGGTTTGTGGGGAACAGTTGCTGTTGGCGATGAAATGCCTTATATTCCAAAACATCAATTTAATGCTGCCCTTTCTTTAGAGTATTCATCTTTTGAAATTAACTTAAATGCCAGATATAATGGGGAGTTTAGAACATTAGCTGGTACAGGTAATATTTCGGAAAATGAAAAAGTATCCTCTAACTTTATTGTAGATATTTCCGGTAAATATTATGTAAACAAAAAACTTCGCTTAACAGCAAATATTATAAATTTATTAGACAATACTTATGCAGTTTCAAGAGTGCCAGCAGGATTAAGACCAGGGCATCCATTTGGTTTATATGCTGGTGCGGAGTTTAGCTTTTAA
- the guaB gene encoding IMP dehydrogenase produces MTAHNDKILGEGLTYDDVLLVPAFSEVLPREVSIQTKFTRNITINVPIASAAMDTVTESALAIAIAREGGIGVLHKNMSIEQQAKEVRKVKRAESGMILDPVTLPLTAVVFEAKANMKEHGIGGIPIVDEHGILKGIVTNRDLRFEHDNQRPIVEVMTSENLVTAAVGTSLNDAEKILQNYKIEKLLIVDEDYKLKGLITFRDITKVTQKPMANKDSYGRLRVAAALGVTADAVDRAEALVKSGVDAVIIDTAHGHTKGVVTVLKAVKAKFPDLDVVVGNIATGEAAKYLVDAGADAVKVGIGPGSICTTRVVAGVGFPQFSAVLEVAAAINGSGVPVIADGGIRYTGDIPKALAAGADSVMLGSLLAGTKESPGETIIYEGRKFKSYRGMGSVEAMKQGSKDRYFQDVEDDIKKLVPEGIVGRVPYKGELAESIHQFIGGLRAGMGYCGAKDVETLKETGKFVRITASGINESHPHDVAITKESPNYSRR; encoded by the coding sequence ATGACAGCACACAATGACAAAATTTTAGGAGAAGGTTTAACATATGATGATGTTTTATTGGTTCCAGCCTTTTCAGAAGTACTTCCAAGAGAAGTAAGTATTCAAACAAAATTTACTAGAAACATTACCATTAACGTTCCTATTGCTTCGGCAGCTATGGATACGGTAACCGAATCTGCTTTAGCCATAGCAATTGCTAGGGAGGGAGGAATAGGTGTTTTGCATAAAAATATGTCTATAGAACAACAGGCAAAAGAAGTTAGAAAAGTAAAGCGTGCAGAAAGCGGAATGATTTTAGATCCTGTTACATTGCCTTTAACTGCTGTGGTTTTCGAAGCAAAAGCAAACATGAAAGAGCATGGCATTGGTGGAATTCCTATTGTTGATGAACATGGAATTTTAAAAGGAATAGTTACCAATAGAGATTTACGTTTTGAACATGATAATCAAAGACCCATTGTTGAAGTAATGACGAGTGAAAACTTAGTTACTGCCGCTGTTGGAACTTCTTTAAATGACGCTGAAAAAATTCTTCAGAATTATAAAATCGAAAAACTATTAATTGTTGATGAAGATTATAAATTAAAGGGACTAATTACGTTTAGAGATATTACTAAAGTAACTCAAAAACCAATGGCGAATAAGGATTCTTATGGAAGATTAAGAGTTGCTGCAGCTTTAGGGGTTACTGCTGATGCCGTTGATAGGGCAGAAGCTTTAGTGAAATCTGGAGTTGACGCTGTTATCATAGATACTGCTCACGGACATACGAAAGGCGTGGTTACTGTTTTAAAAGCCGTTAAAGCAAAGTTTCCTGACTTGGATGTTGTAGTAGGTAATATTGCTACGGGCGAAGCTGCTAAATATTTAGTAGATGCCGGAGCAGATGCTGTAAAAGTAGGTATTGGTCCTGGTTCTATTTGTACAACAAGAGTTGTTGCCGGTGTTGGTTTTCCGCAGTTTTCTGCAGTTTTAGAAGTTGCAGCTGCGATTAATGGTAGTGGCGTTCCTGTTATTGCTGATGGTGGAATTCGATATACAGGAGATATTCCTAAAGCGCTTGCTGCTGGAGCAGATTCTGTAATGTTGGGTTCTTTATTAGCAGGAACAAAAGAGTCTCCTGGAGAAACCATTATTTATGAAGGAAGAAAGTTTAAATCTTATAGAGGAATGGGATCTGTTGAAGCTATGAAACAAGGTTCTAAAGATAGGTACTTTCAAGATGTTGAAGATGATATCAAAAAATTAGTTCCAGAAGGAATTGTAGGACGTGTTCCTTATAAAGGTGAATTAGCTGAAAGTATTCATCAGTTTATTGGAGGTTTGCGAGCAGGAATGGGATATTGTGGAGCAAAAGATGTTGAAACACTTAAAGAAACAGGGAAATTTGTAAGAATTACAGCCAGCGGAATTAATGAAAGCCATCCGCATGATGTAGCAATTACAAAAGAATCGCCTAATTACAGTAGAAGGTAG
- the hchA gene encoding glyoxalase III HchA: MKKTLIGLASILILIVITLYITTRPAKTANGTYSPSPLALKLATSSITNFDNTTYENKYTGNKKVLMICTEERNMTMANGKKFSTGNHPVEMLLPVLHLKNAGFDVDVVTPTGKPVAVEMWAMPEDDENVKNIYAEFRNKLEKPGSLADFVTNSLIDSTNYVAIFFPGGHGAMLGLPENKDVSNLVNWSYKKGLFTLAICHGPAALLAASLEVNGDDFIYKGYKIASFPDAVDAQGPMIGYTPGKMPWIYGEKLNKLGVTIINKEADNTVNIDRKLITGASPQAANDFGKLVANELLKEVNR, encoded by the coding sequence ATGAAAAAAACATTAATTGGATTAGCAAGTATTCTAATACTCATTGTTATTACGTTATACATAACAACAAGACCTGCAAAAACAGCAAATGGTACTTATAGTCCATCACCATTAGCTCTAAAACTAGCAACATCTTCTATAACTAACTTTGATAACACTACTTACGAAAATAAGTATACAGGAAATAAAAAAGTGTTGATGATTTGCACAGAAGAAAGAAACATGACAATGGCGAATGGAAAAAAATTCTCAACAGGAAACCATCCTGTAGAAATGTTATTGCCTGTTCTTCATTTAAAAAATGCGGGTTTTGATGTGGATGTTGTTACACCAACAGGTAAGCCGGTTGCAGTAGAAATGTGGGCAATGCCAGAAGATGATGAAAATGTTAAGAATATATATGCTGAATTTAGAAATAAATTAGAAAAACCAGGTAGTTTAGCTGATTTTGTTACAAACTCATTGATAGATAGCACCAATTATGTAGCAATATTTTTCCCTGGTGGTCATGGAGCCATGCTTGGTTTACCAGAAAACAAAGATGTAAGTAATTTAGTAAATTGGTCTTATAAGAAAGGTTTATTCACCCTTGCCATTTGTCATGGTCCTGCTGCATTATTAGCTGCAAGTTTAGAGGTAAACGGAGATGATTTTATTTACAAAGGATATAAGATTGCTTCATTTCCAGATGCTGTAGATGCACAAGGACCAATGATTGGATATACACCTGGAAAAATGCCATGGATATATGGAGAAAAATTAAACAAATTAGGTGTTACTATTATTAACAAAGAAGCTGATAATACGGTAAATATAGATAGAAAATTAATTACAGGAGCGAGTCCTCAAGCCGCAAATGATTTTGGTAAATTAGTTGCAAATGAGCTACTTAAAGAAGTAAATAGATAA
- a CDS encoding nitroreductase family protein produces the protein MSFLDILNKRYATKAMNGKVVPQEKIDNILEAVRLAPTSSGLQPFEVFVVTKDETKSSIREIAWNQSPVTDCSHLLVFAAWDNYTVDRINHMFDLTNEIRGFKNEGWENYRQMLLSGYPKRPPETNFEHAARQTYIAFMAAITQAALEGLDSTPMEGFDADSLDKILGLREKGLRSTLLLPIGYKDADNDWLVNLVKVRKPLKELVTFIK, from the coding sequence ATGAGTTTTTTAGATATATTAAATAAGCGTTATGCTACTAAAGCCATGAATGGCAAAGTAGTTCCTCAAGAAAAAATAGATAACATTTTAGAAGCAGTTAGATTAGCTCCAACATCAAGCGGATTGCAACCTTTTGAAGTTTTTGTTGTTACCAAGGATGAAACTAAGTCTAGCATCAGAGAAATCGCATGGAATCAATCACCAGTAACTGATTGTTCACATTTATTGGTATTTGCTGCTTGGGATAACTATACGGTAGATCGTATTAATCATATGTTTGATTTAACTAACGAAATTAGAGGGTTCAAAAATGAAGGCTGGGAAAACTATCGTCAAATGTTGCTATCAGGTTATCCGAAACGTCCTCCAGAAACTAATTTTGAACATGCTGCACGACAAACTTATATTGCATTTATGGCAGCTATTACTCAAGCAGCTTTAGAAGGTTTAGATAGTACACCAATGGAAGGTTTTGATGCGGATTCATTAGATAAAATTTTAGGATTACGTGAAAAAGGTTTACGAAGTACATTATTATTACCCATCGGTTATAAAGATGCAGATAATGATTGGTTGGTGAACCTTGTAAAGGTTAGAAAACCATTAAAAGAATTAGTGACATTTATTAAATAA
- a CDS encoding Crp/Fnr family transcriptional regulator, which yields MNELLDYLKKDNSISSEIENKLNGIITEKLLVKGELVLTDNSIKKEHIFVARGCLRSFYKTEDGKEYTLQFAMKNWWISDYITLYTNNKSIVSIESVTHSKILVIDNSKINEFYDEYPQFETFQRKNFEKRIAALQNRILSLLTLSASKKYHQFIKDYADFEKIIPNYQIASYLGITPQSLSRIRKERIKK from the coding sequence ATGAATGAACTTTTAGATTATTTGAAAAAAGATAACTCAATTTCGTCGGAAATAGAAAATAAACTGAATGGAATTATAACAGAAAAATTGTTAGTCAAAGGAGAACTAGTTCTTACTGATAACTCTATAAAAAAAGAACATATTTTTGTGGCAAGAGGTTGTTTACGTTCTTTTTACAAGACGGAAGACGGAAAAGAATACACTCTACAATTTGCTATGAAAAACTGGTGGATAAGTGATTATATCACACTTTATACAAATAATAAATCTATTGTATCCATAGAAAGTGTAACCCATTCTAAAATTTTGGTTATTGATAATAGTAAGATTAACGAGTTCTACGATGAATATCCGCAATTTGAAACCTTTCAGCGTAAAAATTTTGAAAAGCGTATTGCTGCTCTTCAAAATAGAATTCTAAGTCTATTAACGCTTTCTGCATCTAAAAAATACCATCAATTTATTAAAGACTATGCAGATTTTGAGAAAATAATACCGAACTATCAGATAGCTTCTTATTTAGGAATAACTCCGCAAAGTTTAAGTAGAATAAGAAAAGAAAGAATTAAAAAATAA
- a CDS encoding aspartate aminotransferase family protein, which produces MTLKSDFFKHQAQTSPYPLCIEISHAKGSYIYDINGKKHLDFVAGVSANSLGHNHPKVSGAIKNQIDNYAHVMVYGEFIQQPQVNLCKLLASTLPKSLASVYITNSGTEATEGALKLAKRITNRSEIIAAKNSYHGNTQGAMSVSGVEKQNAAFRPLIPGIKFIVFNDELDIAKITKNTAAVILETIQGGAGFIEPKNNYLAKVKKRCKEVGALLILDEIQTGIARTGTFWGFENYNVIPDIIIAGKGLGGGMPIGAFIASYEHMSLLKDNPKLGHISTFAGHPVIAAAANATVKEILDKNLLSESLRKESIIRKHLQHPSIIEIRGKGLMLAALVETPDLAAKIILKCLDKGLILFFLLFEARAMRITPPLTISDEELIAGCDIILDVIEELV; this is translated from the coding sequence ATGACTTTGAAATCTGATTTTTTTAAACATCAAGCACAAACTTCGCCCTATCCACTATGTATAGAGATTTCTCATGCAAAAGGAAGTTATATTTATGATATAAATGGAAAAAAACACCTAGACTTTGTAGCTGGTGTTTCTGCAAATAGTTTGGGACATAATCATCCAAAAGTTTCTGGAGCGATTAAAAATCAAATTGACAACTATGCCCACGTAATGGTATATGGTGAGTTTATTCAGCAACCACAAGTTAATTTATGTAAGTTATTAGCTTCTACTTTGCCCAAAAGTTTAGCATCTGTTTACATCACAAATTCTGGAACAGAAGCTACAGAAGGTGCATTGAAATTAGCAAAAAGAATTACAAATAGATCAGAAATTATTGCGGCAAAAAACTCTTATCACGGAAATACGCAGGGTGCTATGAGTGTTTCTGGAGTTGAAAAACAAAATGCAGCCTTTAGACCTTTAATTCCTGGAATTAAATTTATTGTCTTTAATGATGAATTGGATATTGCGAAGATCACCAAGAATACGGCTGCAGTAATTTTAGAAACGATTCAAGGAGGAGCAGGATTTATAGAACCAAAAAACAATTATTTAGCAAAGGTAAAAAAACGCTGTAAAGAAGTGGGAGCGCTTCTAATTTTAGATGAAATTCAAACAGGAATTGCAAGAACAGGAACTTTCTGGGGATTTGAGAATTACAACGTAATTCCTGATATTATTATTGCGGGAAAAGGTTTAGGTGGTGGAATGCCAATTGGTGCTTTTATTGCTTCTTATGAACACATGAGTTTGTTAAAAGACAATCCTAAGTTAGGCCATATCTCAACTTTTGCCGGACATCCCGTGATTGCTGCTGCTGCCAATGCAACAGTAAAAGAAATTCTTGACAAAAATTTACTTTCAGAAAGTTTGCGAAAAGAGAGTATTATTAGAAAACATTTACAACATCCATCAATAATCGAAATTAGAGGAAAAGGTTTGATGCTAGCTGCACTTGTGGAAACACCAGACTTAGCAGCAAAAATTATTCTAAAATGTTTAGATAAAGGTTTAATTTTATTCTTCTTGTTATTCGAAGCAAGAGCCATGCGAATTACTCCGCCTTTAACTATTTCTGATGAAGAGCTAATTGCTGGTTGTGATATTATTTTAGATGTAATTGAAGAATTAGTGTAG
- a CDS encoding OstA-like protein, translating to MKRVTFILLIIFTSISFSQEKRKIEYQAEIQEADEERYPGASILIGNVKMNHEGIKLTCQQALYYKKQNFFKAIGKVLIKQGDTITQTSDYADYDANSKQALSWGNVILKDPTMTLTTDTLQFDRLNQKLYYKSYATIKDTTNTLRSKIGNYYLEKKKFIATTRVTVVNPDHHLESNHLDYYTNSGYTYLYGPSTITNKENENKIYCERGFYNTKTDISHFVKNAKLYLKERTVEGDSLYYDKRKGFASATNNIQVIDTIQNFITKGNYAEIFEKKDSLFVIKKAVAISIVDQDSTFIHGDTLLVTGKVKERIIRAYHHVKIFKSDLQGKCDSIHTNQQTGFTKLYRNPVIWSDKNQITGDSIYLKSDIETKKLDSLKVFNNSFIVSKDSLSENDFNQIKGRNMYGKFQENKLRNLLVKGNAESVYYNRNEETNIIETITKEISSNIDFILAKGVIESIKYLKASDGKTYPPSMLPEAVKKLKGFIWRESEQPKKMEDIFIRDSVEKDIPIKKKNKKKQKNIPIKLDEKIVLKRKKIATFKKE from the coding sequence TTGAAAAGAGTTACATTTATATTACTAATAATTTTTACTTCAATTTCTTTTTCTCAAGAAAAAAGAAAAATTGAGTATCAAGCTGAAATTCAGGAAGCTGACGAAGAAAGATATCCAGGAGCAAGCATACTTATTGGTAATGTTAAGATGAATCATGAGGGTATTAAATTAACATGTCAACAAGCACTGTATTATAAAAAACAAAATTTTTTTAAAGCGATCGGTAAAGTTCTTATAAAACAAGGAGATACCATTACACAAACTAGTGATTATGCAGATTATGATGCCAATTCTAAACAAGCGCTTTCTTGGGGAAATGTAATTCTAAAAGATCCTACAATGACCTTGACAACAGACACTTTACAATTCGATAGGTTAAACCAAAAATTATATTACAAGAGCTACGCAACTATCAAAGATACTACCAATACCTTAAGAAGTAAAATAGGAAATTACTATTTAGAAAAGAAGAAATTTATAGCTACAACAAGAGTAACAGTAGTAAACCCTGATCACCATTTAGAGTCTAATCATTTAGATTATTATACTAATTCTGGTTACACTTATTTGTATGGACCTTCTACAATCACGAATAAAGAAAACGAAAATAAAATTTATTGTGAAAGAGGGTTTTACAATACAAAGACAGACATCTCTCATTTTGTAAAAAATGCAAAATTATATCTAAAAGAAAGAACCGTTGAAGGTGATAGTTTGTATTATGACAAGAGAAAGGGTTTTGCTTCTGCAACTAATAATATACAAGTAATTGATACTATTCAAAACTTTATTACTAAAGGAAATTATGCTGAAATTTTTGAAAAAAAAGACTCTCTTTTTGTCATTAAAAAAGCAGTAGCTATTTCTATTGTAGATCAAGATTCTACTTTTATTCATGGGGATACTTTGTTGGTGACTGGAAAAGTAAAAGAACGTATTATTAGAGCGTATCATCATGTAAAAATATTTAAGTCAGATTTACAAGGAAAATGCGATTCTATTCATACAAATCAGCAAACAGGATTTACAAAATTATATAGAAACCCAGTTATTTGGTCTGATAAAAATCAAATTACAGGTGATTCTATTTATTTAAAATCTGATATTGAAACAAAAAAATTAGATTCTTTAAAAGTATTTAACAATTCATTTATTGTTTCGAAAGATTCATTATCAGAAAATGATTTCAACCAAATTAAAGGAAGAAATATGTATGGCAAATTTCAGGAAAATAAGTTGAGAAATTTATTAGTAAAGGGAAACGCAGAATCAGTTTATTACAATAGAAATGAAGAAACTAATATTATAGAAACCATTACAAAAGAAATTTCTAGTAATATTGATTTTATTTTAGCGAAGGGAGTTATAGAATCTATTAAGTATTTAAAAGCATCTGATGGAAAAACTTATCCCCCATCGATGTTACCTGAAGCCGTAAAAAAATTAAAAGGTTTTATTTGGCGAGAAAGTGAACAACCCAAAAAAATGGAAGACATTTTTATTAGAGATAGTGTTGAAAAAGATATCCCGATAAAGAAAAAGAACAAGAAGAAGCAAAAAAATATTCCTATTAAGCTGGATGAAAAAATAGTATTAAAGCGTAAAAAAATAGCTACTTTTAAAAAGGAATGA
- a CDS encoding DUF542 domain-containing protein encodes MESIRNKTVADFVTENIHTSNIFKKYGIDFCFNGKVSIENVCSKNDLDYHELESELEKIHFKTNYLNDFNKWALDFLMIFIVHIHHRYIRKNIPLLKKYGEKAVKIHDHNYSELTEINNHIKELSNELKVYMFKEETFVFPYIKKLFKASKKHTSFRSKNSNFINNSLKIMEEHHDKIGNVFNRISEVSNSYRIPGNASTAFRKLYLNLQEFEDDFQQHVHLENNILFPKTLKLDFKTLNN; translated from the coding sequence ATGGAAAGTATAAGAAACAAAACTGTTGCGGACTTTGTAACAGAAAACATACATACTTCGAACATTTTTAAAAAGTACGGAATAGATTTTTGTTTTAATGGGAAAGTTTCAATCGAAAATGTATGTTCTAAAAACGATTTAGACTATCATGAATTAGAAAGTGAATTGGAAAAGATACATTTTAAAACTAATTATTTAAATGATTTTAATAAGTGGGCATTAGACTTTTTAATGATTTTTATTGTGCATATCCATCACAGATATATAAGAAAAAACATTCCTCTTTTAAAAAAATATGGAGAAAAAGCGGTAAAAATTCATGATCATAATTATTCTGAGTTAACAGAAATTAACAACCATATTAAGGAGTTGTCAAATGAATTGAAGGTTTACATGTTTAAAGAAGAAACCTTTGTTTTTCCTTATATTAAAAAGCTTTTTAAAGCAAGCAAGAAGCATACAAGTTTTCGTTCTAAAAATTCAAATTTTATAAATAATTCTCTCAAAATAATGGAGGAACATCATGATAAAATAGGAAATGTTTTTAATAGAATTTCTGAAGTATCCAACAGTTATAGAATACCAGGAAATGCTAGCACTGCTTTTAGAAAATTGTATTTAAATCTACAAGAATTCGAAGATGATTTTCAGCAACATGTTCATTTAGAAAATAATATATTATTTCCAAAAACTTTAAAGCTTGATTTTAAAACACTTAATAATTAA